The window AAGTAACAAGTAATACTTTCAAATTCTACAAGTCCACTTTAAAGCATATATTGCTTACTCATTGAAGAAACAAGATCACCACACTATAAGGTAcagagatgttaaaaaaaaaaaaaaatctggaattaGTCATGTAATGTTGAATGCAGAGGATTATTCAAGGTTTTGCAGATAAAGTCCAGGTAAACAAAGTTCCTCTGAGGCAATGAAAGTGCCCCTCTAAGAAGACTAACATAGCAAGGTGGGCTCAGACCACCAAGGGCCAAGAGCTTGCTAGCAGACACACAGGAAATGTGGGCCAATTTCTTAAAAGCAAATCAATCTGGAGATTTGACTTGGCGTTTAGCCTCATCTATATATGCCCAAGAGGATTCAAAAGTTATCAGCCTCATTTTTCATTGCCAGGATCCCAGCAACTATTTTTTTCCACCAAATTGCAGAGTATGATTAGAAGTGATTTTTGTGAGTTTGGCTTTTAATAAGTTCACAAAGGCAAGGCATACATtaatatgaaaaacacaaaaatgtaatCAAAACCTTTTACAAAATAAGCAATTTAAATATACAACCAAGGTAGTGTATGTAgtagagtagtggttctcaacctgTATCGAGCATCACAGTCTCCATCAGATTGCTATCCCTTACCCCAAGTTTCTGAATCAGTAGGTCTATAGTGGAACCCAAGATTTTGCATTTCACCATGCTCCTGGTGCTGCTAGTTTAAGGAGCATACTTTTTAAACCACTGCATTAGAACATGGaaagaggcaggaagattgcttgaggccaggagttcaagtccagcctgggcagcatagtgagaccctgtctctacaaaaagcaaaaaaaaaaaaaaaaaaaaaaaaatagctaggcctGGTCGCACACACTTATAGTCCCATctcaagcaagaagagaagtcCCTCtcttttcaggaggctgagagagaatcgcttgatgccaggagtttgaggctgcagtaagttattATTGAaggactgcactctagccaggatgacagagcgagaccctgactaTATTAAAATGAAGAAGAACACGGAAAACACAATTTCAGTCTTGTAGGAGAGAAGGATGCTCATCAGCCAGAGCTATGGGATTGAGGTGTCTGTGTCAGGGTTAGAATGGAGATATCCCCATTAAATGTTTCTGTTTGACCTTTGGTCCTAGACTAATTGCATTTTCATCTCTGGATAAAGTTTAGAGTTTTCCTTCCATAGAGGAAGTGGTATCGAGTGAGACAGTCAAGCAGATCTGTACAAAGAGGAGTACGTTCTTCTTATTTCTTCAGAAGGGTCTCCTCTACCTCCTTGCTATTAAGCTGggcattctcttctcttttcaacATCTCTTCAAAGATCTCATTATGCACGTAAAAGAAGATGTACCCAGTGCAACGCCTATCCTCCTGCATCTGGGCCTCCTGGATACCTAACACCTGCATATCATTGTAAGTGAACCAGATCTGTTTCTCAAAGTCATAGGCATCACAGATATAATGGCCTGACTTTAGAGTCTTCCCAAGATGGCTGACAACACTAATGAGCCGGTAGGTATGATCTCCCTTatcatcatttctttttgtttccttggcTTTAGATTTTATCTTATCTAAAATGTCTTTGTTTCTTGGGTTCTTATTGGAACCCAATGCAAGTAGGAAATTCCTGTTAGACTTCTGGAGATTTAATTTTGTAGGTCTTAGGAGATTCTTTGTGTGCCCCTGGGCACCTGGCTTTGGAAAGCTTCGAGGCAGTGCCTGCTGAGGGGCTTGTTCACAGATTCTCATACCGTCACACTGCTGAGTCTGTTCAGACACTTTTTGGAATCTTTCTGGAATTctgatatttttatcttcataCAAATCTTTAGTAGGATTGATAATCCTATCAAAAGCTACAAACTTACTGGTTTTCACATATTTCTTTCGTTTTGGATTTTCGGGCACTGTTTGAAAGTGAACTTCTGCGAGACGTGTGCCTGGGCTGCTGGCAGGTTTACCTCCAGCTTTGTGGAACTGACAAAGTGAGGTATCTTCCAGATATGCCATTAAGTGAGCTAATGGTTCTTTTTCAATGAATGCTCGATCTCCTGAGTATACAGATTCTGGCTCATTTGGTTTAGAATTTTTTCCAAGGTACTTTTGCTGCTGTCTTCTGCTTGTCCCTTTAAAGactgcctggcctttttttagTTCAGACTCCTTATCTGATCCAATGTGTGAAGCCAGGATATCTTTGGATTCCTTTGTTGAAGGCCATGATATGCTGATGCTTCCAGAAGTCATCTTTCGAATAACTTTTAATAATTGGAAATCTGTAATTTCTCCATCCTCACTCAAGGGAAGAGGTGGTCTGGTGCCTTCATTGCAATGAGAAGACAcctttaaatatttggaaatgatGACTTCCTGGTCATCCTTCTTTAATGCACAAAACTCATTCAAGCTATAGCGTTTGAGGTGAACAATAAGGATTCTAGGTAGCCTACTGAATGAGTGCACTCCAACAGAAGTCTTGTGCttacattttgcacatgtatacTCAAGCTCTTCTGCTccaaaaaaaagatcaaaagtagACTGAATAGATGAAGGATGTGCTTTTATTCTTTGGGGAAGGTTGATGGAGAGGTAATTATTCAGTTCTGTCTTGAGAATAACCTGACCACAAGCTTTACAAGCAATGGAGTGCAACAACTCTAACTCAAAATTAGTAATGACAGGGCAAGAAAACCCATTGGTGTCAGGATCATCAGCAAAAACCTGTTTAGGAAAATTATCTTCCCCAAATTCACTTTTAGGCTTCCAAATTGTGTTGAGTTTTTCCATGTTATCTTTCAGCTGATCTAAACAGTGAGCTAAAAACTCATGAGCATCGTTCTGTGCATTGCCATGGAATATCTCTGCAACTGCTGAAATGGCCTTTTTAAGATTCAAGAGTAACATCTCCTTGATTTCTATATTAtaggtatctttaaaaaaaagtagccaCGCCAAGCACATGGTAAGAGCATTAAGGGGAATTTTACCCCATGGGAAACTCTGATTAAGTAAATCATCAGCAAACGATGGGATTGAAAGTAGAGACTGTAACACTGCATTCATATAACAGGTGTTTCCCAAATTGGGGAGGCCGTGGCATATTTTCTctggaaataattcaaaaaatagttttaatttatcCCACTTTGTGTAACCATCACTATACCCTGGTTGTAACAGAAATGCCAAAACCATTTTCTCAGTGAGAGCTTGGAGAAGTCCAATGTCATCTAGGTAAGGATTTCCAGTAGCGTTCATGATGCATGAAGATTCACATTCCAATTTCTTATTCTCTTCTAACTCTTTTAACTTCAATCGTTTCTCTCTATTATAGCTTACACACCTCGAACGATCTGCCTTGGATTTCTTGTATTCtacagaattattttctttcaagaatTCCTCATTCATCTCTGAGCTAGATGAGAgcattcttttcctcttctcGTGCTGATTTTCTGATAACTCTCCGCAAGTAAGTGTTGATGATTTTGATGTAAGCAAAGGCATCCTCTGAAGGACACCTGTCCCACTTCCTTTTGCTATCTCAAAAGATTTGCTACTTGATTTCTCATCAACTTTGTGGAATGAAGTTTTGTTGATTTCCTTCTGTGTTGTTGTGCTAGAAAAGACACTCCCACCCTTACCAGGTCTCACAGGTGGCTGAACCTCGTTTTGATGAACTCTGTCCAAGAATATCTTCAATTGTTCAGCATCTGTGGAGGACAATCCTTCAATAAACAagacattattattttgtaaagttAAATGCAGGTAATTTTGGTTTCCTCTATAGGATCTAAGGactacattttgaatattatcacTTAGCTGAAAAGTGTTATATTTTCCACTTTTGAAATACAGCACCAGTctatctttcttctctccttccactGCTTCAATGAATGCTTCTTTTGACTTAGACATCCCAGTCTTGCAGTTCCCTATTTGGACAAAACCACGTAGGAATAGGGCAGCCATGttttctttacaaataaaatatacgtATCTCCGATTACTGATAATCTTGAAGTTCCAATCTGTTTTGCAAGTTCAGCTGTGAAGACAACACCAAAGAAATAGTTCATTAGTTCTCTACACAGAATGATCCTATTTCTAGTATTGGTTTTATACTAGAGTCTAGTTCAGGTTCTAGAT of the Pongo abelii isolate AG06213 chromosome X, NHGRI_mPonAbe1-v2.0_pri, whole genome shotgun sequence genome contains:
- the USP26 gene encoding ubiquitin carboxyl-terminal hydrolase 26, which produces MAALFLRGFVQIGNCKTGMSKSKEAFIEAVEGEKKDRLVLYFKSGKYNTFQLSDNIQNVVLRSYRGNQNYLHLTLQNNNVLFIEGLSSTDAEQLKIFLDRVHQNEVQPPVRPGKGGSVFSSTTTQKEINKTSFHKVDEKSSSKSFEIAKGSGTGVLQRMPLLTSKSSTLTCGELSENQHEKRKRMLSSSSEMNEEFLKENNSVEYKKSKADRSRCVSYNREKRLKLKELEENKKLECESSCIMNATGNPYLDDIGLLQALTEKMVLAFLLQPGYSDGYTKWDKLKLFFELFPEKICHGLPNLGNTCYMNAVLQSLLSIPSFADDLLNQSFPWGKIPLNALTMCLAWLLFFKDTYNIEIKEMLLLNLKKAISAVAEIFHGNAQNDAHEFLAHCLDQLKDNMEKLNTIWKPKSEFGEDNFPKQVFADDPDTNGFSCPVITNFELELLHSIACKACGQVILKTELNNYLSINLPQRIKAHPSSIQSTFDLFFGAEELEYTCAKCKHKTSVGVHSFSRLPRILIVHLKRYSLNEFCALKKDDQEVIISKYLKVSSHCNEGTRPPLPLSEDGEITDFQLLKVIRKMTSGSISISWPSTKESKDILASHIGSDKESELKKGQAVFKGTSRRQQQKYLGKNSKPNEPESVYSGDRAFIEKEPLAHLMAYLEDTSLCQFHKAGGKPASSPGTRLAEVHFQTVPENPKRKKYVKTSKFVAFDRIINPTKDLYEDKNIRIPERFQKVSEQTQQCDGMRICEQAPQQALPRSFPKPGAQGHTKNLLRPTKLNLQKSNRNFLLALGSNKNPRNKDILDKIKSKAKETKRNDDKGDHTYRLISVVSHLGKTLKSGHYICDAYDFEKQIWFTYNDMQVLGIQEAQMQEDRRCTGYIFFYVHNEIFEEMLKREENAQLNSKEVEETLLKK